One Gemmatimonadota bacterium DNA segment encodes these proteins:
- a CDS encoding FAD binding domain-containing protein, whose translation MILPAFRLHRPATVDEAVRLAHDLGPGADFLGGGTDLLQNYKNRLNAKPHVIALDAVEELRGVCGGRIGAMERLSSLERDPGLRRSVPALAEAAAKVASPVIRHAATIGGNLLADHRCFWFNQTLEWRRAGTPCMKAEGDECLVVPGTETCYAAYSGDLAPLLMVLGASLEIASASGRRTVPLSDFFQGDGISGNVLRTGELLTAVLIPEEAAGLRAGYRKLRPREAMDYPEMGVAAAVRFGSHGALREFRVATTALDVVPQFVDYSAETKGRPLAEVLDDVAGKVQAGANPRRNTTMPVAYRKRMAGVYLRRLLEDLARGSV comes from the coding sequence ATGATTCTTCCCGCGTTCCGGCTTCACCGGCCCGCCACCGTGGACGAAGCCGTCCGGCTTGCGCACGACCTCGGGCCGGGCGCGGACTTCCTCGGCGGCGGAACGGATCTCCTGCAGAACTACAAGAACCGGCTGAACGCGAAACCACATGTCATTGCCCTCGACGCCGTGGAGGAACTTCGCGGAGTTTGTGGCGGACGGATCGGCGCCATGGAGCGGCTTTCGTCGCTGGAGCGGGATCCGGGTCTGCGGCGCAGCGTTCCCGCGTTGGCGGAGGCGGCGGCGAAGGTGGCGTCGCCCGTCATTCGCCATGCGGCCACGATCGGAGGAAACCTCCTCGCGGATCACCGCTGCTTCTGGTTCAACCAGACGCTCGAGTGGCGGCGCGCGGGAACTCCCTGCATGAAGGCCGAGGGCGACGAGTGCCTCGTGGTTCCGGGAACGGAGACCTGCTACGCGGCCTACTCCGGGGATCTGGCGCCGCTACTGATGGTGCTCGGCGCGTCCCTGGAAATCGCTTCCGCGTCCGGGCGGAGGACCGTACCGCTGTCGGACTTCTTCCAGGGTGACGGGATCTCGGGGAATGTCCTTCGGACGGGTGAACTCCTGACGGCGGTTCTTATCCCGGAGGAGGCCGCGGGCCTTCGTGCGGGATACCGCAAGCTCCGTCCGAGAGAGGCCATGGATTACCCCGAGATGGGCGTGGCGGCCGCCGTTCGCTTCGGGAGCCACGGGGCGCTCCGCGAGTTTCGCGTGGCGACGACCGCGCTCGATGTGGTGCCGCAGTTCGTGGACTACTCCGCCGAAACCAAGGGTCGCCCGCTCGCGGAAGTTCTGGACGATGTCGCCGGGAAAGTGCAGGCGGGAGCGAATCCGCGTCGCAATACCACGATGCCGGTGGCGTACCGGAAGCGGATGGCCGGGGTCTACCTTCGCAGGCTGCTGGAAGACCTGGCGCGGGGGTCGGTATGA